The Aphis gossypii isolate Hap1 chromosome 3, ASM2018417v2, whole genome shotgun sequence genome includes a region encoding these proteins:
- the LOC114129814 gene encoding uncharacterized protein LOC114129814, which produces MMDEIQTWWEIPSIVHFCEVFTLITKDVSRIDINEFENAIEENSYLLTDMAIRFTKICGFYDPGTNEWWSMMKKIFQRKCILYNFKYSLDSATYFDDLTRKQKVEALYIYCHFILDVKHIQDKISNKPNILHLLNVKPLGYDLNKSVYWYFGSNKLYREDFDNIHDLSSNLPVEHNINGTIPFEPYPSGVYGSGKWNTICDNIDNWYSLADITEYSKNINIRCLHKGICNIIINLPKVKRKKSYYVYIKPNRPFRSTRTLRSTDVLCNKSSTNSDVDLHEQSSQNILENQIKHRYDSSISRKDASRINLNVHHPNQNISNPIKVFKDDIKQIEKCNNKTPLKLQLQSSNVNVLNKCLNKVTDFDRVLRVNIERFDQENAHHYNNNLKRKLRSSTNGTGIPPFKNLLF; this is translated from the exons ATGATGGACg aaattcaaACTTGGTGGGAAATACCAAGTATTGTGCATTTTTGTGAAGTTTTCACTCTTATCACTAAAGATGTCAGTCGAATAGATATTAAT gAATTTGAAAATGCAATTGAAGAGAATTCATATTTGTTGACTGATATGGCTATTCGATTTACTAAAATTTGTGGTTTTTATGACCCAGGCACAAATGAATGGTGGagtatgatgaaaaaaatttttcaaagaaaatgCATT CTCtacaactttaaatattcACTGGATTCCGCAAcatattttgatgatttaaCTCGCAAACAAAAAGTTGAAgctctatacatttattgtcattttattCTTGATGTTAAGCATATTCaagataaaatatctaataaaccTAACATATTGCACTTGTTAAATGTAAAACCACTAGGATATGACCTAAATAAATCAGTGTATTGGTATTTTGgtagcaataaattatatagagaAGACTTTGATAATATACACGATCTATCTTCTAACTTACCAGTAGAACAT aatatCAATGGAACAATTCCATTTGAACCTTATCCGTCGGGAGTTTATGGCTCAGGAAAATGGAATACAATATGTGATAATATTGACAATTGGTATTCATTAGCTGATATTACTGAATacagtaaaaacataaatattagatgTTTACATAAAggaatttgtaatattattataaatcttccTAAAGTAAAGAGAAAAAAGtcttactatgtatatataaagccTAATAGGCCTTTCAGAAGTACAAGAACTCTTCGATCAACAGATGTTCTATGTAATAAATCAAGTACAAATTCTGATGTTGATCTGCACGAACAAAgctcacaaaatattttggaaaaccAAATTAAACATAGGTATGATTCATCCATTTCTCGAAAAGATGCATCTAGAATTAATCTCAATGTACATCACccaaaccaaaatatttcaaacccAATAAAAGTTTTCAAGGATGATATTAAgcaaatagaaaaatgtaacaataaaacacCATTAAAATTACAGTTACAAAGTAGTAATGTAAATGtgctaaataaatgtttaaacaaagTTACGGACTTTGACAGAGTTCTTCGTGTAAATATAGAACGCTTCGATCAAGAAAATgctcatcattataataataacttaaaacgtAAATTACGATCCTCAACAAACGGTACTGGAATACCGccattcaaaaatttattattttaa